Proteins from a single region of Streptomyces sp. HUAS 15-9:
- a CDS encoding TIGR03960 family B12-binding radical SAM protein — protein sequence MPAESAETAESVFPQLEALLPHVQKPIQYVGGELNSTVKPWESCDVRWSLMYPDAYEVGLPNQGLMILYEVLNEQEGVLAERTYSVWPDLEALMREHGVPQFTVDSHRPVKAFDVFGLSFSTELGYTNMFTALDLAGIPLESKDRGLDDPIVLAGGHAAFNPEPIADFIDAAIIGDGEQAVLDMTAIIREWKAEGRPGGREEVLFRLARTGGVYIPAFYDVEYLADGRIARVVPNKSGVPWRVSKHTVMDLDEWPYPKQPLVPLAETVHERMSVEIFRGCTRGCRFCQAGMITRPVRERSITGIGDMVEKGLKATGFEEVGLLSLSSADHSEIRDIAKGLADRYEEDKVGLSLPSTRVDAFNIDLANELTRNGRRSGLTFAPEGGSERIRKIINKMVSEEDLIRTVATAYGNGWRQVKLYFMCGLPTETDDDVLQIADMATKVIAKGREVSRSNDIRCTVSIGGFVPKPHTPFQWAPQLSAEETDARLEKLRDKIRGDKKYGRSIGFRYHDGKPGIVEGLLSRGDRRIGAVIRAVYEDGGRFDGWREHFSYDRWMACADKALAPFGVDVDWYTTRERTYEEVLPWDHLDSGLDKDWLWEDWQDALDETEVEDCRWTPCFDCGVCPQMDTAIQIGPTGKKLLPLTVKNVGPTPASSGHAH from the coding sequence ATGCCTGCCGAATCCGCCGAGACCGCCGAGTCTGTGTTCCCGCAGCTCGAAGCCCTGCTGCCGCATGTGCAGAAGCCGATCCAGTACGTCGGCGGGGAGCTGAACTCCACGGTGAAGCCGTGGGAGTCCTGCGACGTGCGCTGGTCGCTCATGTACCCGGACGCGTACGAGGTCGGCCTGCCCAACCAGGGCCTCATGATCCTCTACGAGGTCCTGAACGAGCAGGAGGGCGTCCTCGCCGAGCGCACCTACAGCGTGTGGCCGGACCTGGAGGCGCTGATGCGGGAGCACGGCGTCCCGCAGTTCACAGTGGACAGCCACCGCCCGGTGAAGGCCTTCGACGTCTTCGGCCTGTCGTTCTCCACGGAGCTCGGCTACACGAACATGTTCACGGCCCTGGACCTGGCCGGCATTCCCCTGGAGTCCAAGGACCGGGGGCTGGACGACCCGATCGTGCTGGCGGGCGGCCACGCGGCCTTCAACCCCGAACCGATCGCCGACTTCATCGACGCGGCGATCATCGGCGACGGCGAGCAGGCCGTGCTGGACATGACCGCGATCATCCGCGAGTGGAAGGCGGAGGGCCGCCCCGGCGGCCGCGAGGAGGTCCTCTTCCGCCTGGCGCGCACCGGTGGCGTCTACATCCCGGCGTTCTACGACGTCGAGTACCTCGCCGACGGCCGTATCGCCCGGGTGGTCCCCAACAAGTCGGGCGTCCCGTGGCGCGTGTCCAAGCACACGGTGATGGACCTCGACGAGTGGCCGTACCCCAAGCAGCCCCTCGTCCCCCTGGCCGAGACGGTCCATGAGCGCATGTCGGTGGAGATCTTCCGCGGCTGCACCCGCGGCTGCCGCTTCTGCCAGGCGGGCATGATCACCCGCCCGGTGCGCGAGCGCTCGATCACGGGCATCGGTGACATGGTCGAGAAGGGCCTGAAGGCGACGGGCTTCGAGGAGGTCGGCCTCCTGTCCCTGTCCTCCGCCGACCACTCGGAGATCCGGGACATCGCCAAGGGCCTGGCCGACCGCTACGAGGAGGACAAGGTCGGCCTCTCGCTCCCCTCCACCCGCGTCGACGCCTTCAACATCGACCTGGCGAACGAGCTGACGCGCAACGGCCGCCGCTCGGGCCTGACCTTCGCCCCCGAGGGCGGCTCGGAACGCATCCGCAAGATCATCAACAAGATGGTCTCGGAAGAGGACCTCATCCGTACGGTGGCGACGGCCTACGGTAACGGCTGGCGCCAGGTGAAGCTGTACTTCATGTGCGGCCTGCCGACGGAGACCGACGACGACGTCCTGCAGATCGCCGACATGGCGACGAAGGTCATCGCCAAGGGCCGCGAGGTCTCCCGCTCGAACGACATCCGCTGCACGGTCTCGATCGGCGGCTTCGTCCCCAAGCCCCACACGCCCTTCCAGTGGGCCCCGCAGCTCTCGGCGGAGGAGACGGACGCACGTCTCGAAAAGCTCCGGGACAAGATCCGAGGCGACAAGAAGTACGGCCGCTCGATCGGCTTCCGCTACCACGACGGCAAGCCCGGCATCGTCGAGGGCCTCCTCTCCCGCGGCGACCGTCGCATCGGCGCGGTCATCCGCGCGGTCTACGAGGACGGCGGCCGCTTCGACGGCTGGCGCGAGCACTTCTCGTACGACCGCTGGATGGCCTGCGCCGACAAGGCCCTCGCCCCCTTCGGCGTCGACGTCGACTGGTACACCACCCGCGAGCGCACCTACGAGGAGGTCCTCCCCTGGGACCACCTCGACTCCGGCCTCGACAAGGACTGGCTCTGGGAGGACTGGCAGGACGCCCTCGACGAGACGGAGGTCGAGGACTGCCGCTGGACGCCTTGCTTCGATTGCGGGGTGTGCCCGCAGATGGATACGGCCATACAAATCGGCCCGACCGGGAAGAAGTTGCTTCCGCTGACGGTCAAGAACGTTGGTCCGACGCCCGCTTCGAGTGGTCACGCGCACTGA
- a CDS encoding CYTH and CHAD domain-containing protein has protein sequence MADAKREIERKYESDDSGLPDLTGVGGVAAVLDKGVVELDATYHDTADERLAAASITLRRRTGGSDAGWHLKFPLAPGVREEIHAPLSDTLPEELAALVRSRVRDAELVPVVRLRSARDLRHLVDAAGKLLAEASVDAVTAERLTEGGGTAQWTEIEVELAEGVDPVVLDKVEKRLRKAGVRPSKSPSKLARALADTAPTAKKARRGPKKPAKPARPVTAGDHLLAYVRDQRDAIVELDPAVRRDVADSVHKMRVATRRMRSTFRSFGKVLDRTVTDPVGVELKWLAAELGVDRDREVLTERLTAALDAVPGELVFGPVHERLGLWAGASHGGARGRVIGVLDSRRYLTLLDTLDALVADPPLLEAAAGKPEKVIGKAVRKSFAKVADLVEQALDVEPGHDRDLGLHEARKKAKRARYAAEAATPALGDPVAALTKDMKSLQTLLGDHQDSVMARQTLRELAAVAHAAGESAFTYGLLYGREEQGAAAVEAELPGAWKGMGSRAAA, from the coding sequence ATGGCGGATGCGAAACGCGAGATCGAGCGCAAGTACGAATCCGACGACAGTGGGCTGCCCGACCTGACCGGCGTCGGCGGGGTGGCGGCCGTCCTCGACAAGGGCGTTGTCGAGCTGGACGCCACCTACCACGACACGGCCGACGAACGCCTGGCGGCCGCCTCCATAACCCTGCGCCGCCGCACCGGCGGCTCCGACGCCGGCTGGCACCTCAAGTTCCCGCTGGCCCCAGGCGTCCGCGAGGAGATCCACGCCCCGCTCTCCGACACCCTGCCCGAGGAACTGGCCGCGCTGGTGCGCTCCCGGGTCCGGGACGCCGAGCTGGTCCCCGTCGTCCGGCTCCGCTCCGCCCGCGACCTGCGCCACCTCGTCGACGCCGCCGGCAAGCTGCTCGCCGAGGCGAGCGTCGACGCGGTGACCGCCGAGCGGCTCACCGAGGGCGGAGGCACCGCCCAGTGGACCGAGATCGAGGTCGAGCTCGCCGAGGGCGTGGACCCGGTCGTCCTCGACAAGGTGGAGAAACGGTTGCGCAAGGCAGGCGTACGGCCGTCGAAGTCGCCGTCCAAGCTGGCCAGGGCACTGGCCGACACCGCACCCACCGCCAAGAAGGCCCGCCGCGGTCCGAAGAAGCCCGCCAAACCCGCCAGACCCGTCACCGCCGGTGACCACCTCCTCGCCTACGTCCGTGACCAACGGGACGCGATCGTCGAGCTCGACCCCGCCGTCCGCCGGGACGTGGCCGACTCCGTCCACAAGATGCGGGTCGCCACCCGCCGTATGCGCAGCACCTTCCGCTCCTTCGGCAAGGTCCTCGACCGCACCGTCACAGATCCGGTCGGCGTTGAGCTGAAGTGGCTGGCGGCCGAGCTCGGCGTGGACCGCGACCGCGAGGTGCTCACCGAGCGCCTGACCGCCGCCCTCGACGCGGTGCCCGGTGAACTGGTCTTCGGCCCCGTCCACGAGCGGCTCGGGCTCTGGGCCGGCGCCAGCCACGGCGGAGCCCGCGGCCGTGTCATCGGCGTCCTGGACTCCCGGCGGTATCTGACGCTGCTCGACACCCTGGACGCCCTGGTCGCCGACCCACCCCTGCTGGAGGCGGCCGCCGGGAAGCCGGAGAAGGTGATCGGCAAGGCCGTGCGCAAGAGCTTCGCGAAGGTCGCCGACCTGGTCGAGCAGGCGCTGGACGTCGAGCCCGGCCACGATCGCGACCTCGGGCTGCACGAGGCCCGTAAGAAGGCCAAGCGGGCCCGATACGCCGCCGAGGCCGCCACACCCGCCCTCGGTGACCCGGTCGCGGCCCTGACCAAGGACATGAAGTCCCTGCAGACCCTGCTCGGCGACCACCAGGACAGCGTCATGGCCCGACAGACCCTGCGCGAGCTGGCCGCCGTGGCACATGCGGCGGGAGAGAGCGCGTTCACCTACGGGCTGCTGTACGGACGGGAGGAGCAGGGTGCGGCGGCCGTGGAGGCAGAGCTGCCCGGGGCCTGGAAGGGGATGGGGTCCCGAGCGGCCGCCTGA
- the rodA gene encoding rod shape-determining protein RodA: MTGANSFSVSGYGPARAGWTRLFARDSLARRLDWPILLASLALSLLGSLLVYSATRNRTEINQGDPYYFLLRHVMNTGIGLALMVGTLWLGHRTLRTAVPILYGISVFGILLVLTPLGSTVNGAHSWIVLGGGFSLQPSEFVKITIILGMAMILAARVDAGDKKYPDHRTVLQALGLAAVPILIVLLMPDLGSVMVMVIIILGVLLASGASNRWVFGLLGTGALGAIAVWQLHILDDYQLNRFAAFANPDLDPAGVGYNTNQARIAIGSGGLTGAGLFHGSQTTGQFVPEQQTDFVFTVAGEELGFVGAGLIILLLGVVLWRACRIARETTELYGTIVAAGIVAWFAFQAFENIGMTLGIMPVTGLPLPFVSYGGSSMFAVWVAVGLLQSIRVQRPMSA; this comes from the coding sequence ATGACCGGCGCGAACAGCTTCTCCGTCTCCGGATACGGCCCCGCGCGCGCCGGCTGGACCCGGCTCTTCGCCCGCGACTCGCTGGCCCGCCGCCTGGACTGGCCGATACTGCTGGCGTCGCTCGCCCTGTCCCTGCTCGGCTCGCTGCTGGTGTACTCCGCGACCCGCAACCGCACCGAGATCAACCAGGGCGACCCGTACTACTTCCTGCTCCGGCACGTCATGAACACCGGCATCGGGCTCGCCCTGATGGTCGGCACGCTCTGGCTCGGCCACCGCACCCTGCGCACGGCCGTGCCGATCCTCTACGGCATCTCGGTGTTCGGCATCCTGCTGGTGCTCACACCGCTCGGCTCGACCGTCAACGGCGCGCACTCTTGGATCGTGCTCGGCGGCGGCTTCTCGCTCCAGCCCTCGGAGTTCGTGAAGATCACGATCATCCTGGGGATGGCGATGATACTGGCGGCCCGGGTGGACGCCGGTGACAAGAAGTACCCCGACCACCGCACGGTTCTGCAGGCCCTGGGCCTGGCCGCCGTACCGATCCTGATCGTGCTGCTCATGCCCGACCTCGGCTCGGTCATGGTCATGGTGATCATCATCCTGGGCGTGCTGCTCGCCTCCGGCGCCTCCAACCGCTGGGTCTTCGGCCTGCTCGGCACGGGCGCGCTCGGCGCGATCGCCGTCTGGCAGCTGCACATCCTGGACGACTACCAGCTCAACCGCTTCGCGGCCTTCGCCAACCCGGACCTCGACCCCGCGGGCGTCGGCTACAACACCAACCAGGCCCGCATCGCGATCGGCTCGGGCGGTCTGACCGGTGCGGGCCTCTTCCACGGGTCGCAGACCACCGGCCAGTTCGTCCCCGAACAGCAGACGGACTTCGTCTTCACGGTGGCGGGGGAGGAGCTGGGCTTCGTCGGCGCGGGCCTGATAATCCTTCTCCTCGGCGTCGTCCTGTGGCGCGCCTGCCGCATCGCCCGCGAGACGACCGAGCTGTACGGCACGATCGTCGCCGCCGGGATCGTCGCCTGGTTCGCCTTCCAGGCGTTCGAGAACATCGGCATGACTCTCGGCATCATGCCGGTCACCGGCCTGCCACTGCCGTTCGTGTCGTACGGGGGCTCGTCGATGTTCGCGGTGTGGGTGGCCGTGGGGCTGCTGCAGTCGATCCGGGTGCAGCGGCCGATGTCGGCGTAG
- the mrdA gene encoding penicillin-binding protein 2, whose amino-acid sequence MTNIPETGRTQRVQIRLVVIQILVLSLLGTLGGRLWYLQIREGAAYAKEASGNHVQQVVQPAVRGSILDARGVPIADNETRLVVSASRTDLLKQKDDGKGVLTKLAGVLGMDPEEIMQKVRLCDAKTPQPCWNGSPYQPIPITDEATAKQALQIRERSEDFPGITAEPEAVRRYPAPGKSNTAQVLGYLSPVTDDEIQQAKDTDSPYLRSDMVGRSGLERQYDKELRGKAGVTRYEVDNLGRVIGKAKADAAEPGSNLVTSIDSRVQRVAEYELNVAMKKARQQWDKITQENYKADSGAVVVMEAKTGRIVAMASAPNYDPNVWVGGISAKDYKKLTGKNSDYPLLNRAIQGQAAPGSTFKVVSTAAAVQAGYVWDGGYPCTSSYSVGGQVFKNFEGENFGPISLGRALEVSCDTVFYGLADREWKRDGGINPKKGQPKDWFFKTAHQFGLGKETGVDLPNEVTGRVPDRQWKLNYWKANKDAWCKSGKKDGSYVEKIAYENCLEGNKMREGDEINYSIGQGDTLVTPIQEAVIYGAVANGGTMYHPTIGKAVISADGRSVQEIKPRKSGRLPVGKATLKGMNDAFAGVITRGTAAWKFGGWPQDKIALHAKTGTAEVYGKQTTSWLATYSKDYTVIMTIAQAGTGSGASGEAVRNIYSAMYGVQPDGSVDNKKALLPTPEKNLPKVRTDGTIKSPKMSKDPAKDIQATPSGSPSPDASLPAATTASPETGNSNTRRRRRRGGSRRTLT is encoded by the coding sequence ATGACTAACATTCCGGAGACCGGACGGACCCAACGGGTCCAGATCCGGCTCGTCGTGATCCAGATCCTCGTCCTCTCCCTGCTCGGCACCCTCGGCGGCCGTCTGTGGTACCTGCAGATCCGGGAGGGCGCCGCCTACGCCAAGGAAGCGTCCGGCAACCACGTCCAGCAGGTCGTCCAGCCCGCCGTGCGCGGCTCGATCCTGGACGCGCGCGGGGTCCCGATCGCCGACAACGAGACCCGTCTGGTGGTCTCCGCGTCCCGTACCGACCTGCTCAAGCAGAAGGACGACGGCAAGGGGGTGCTCACCAAGCTGGCCGGGGTCCTCGGTATGGATCCCGAGGAGATCATGCAGAAGGTCCGGCTGTGCGACGCCAAGACCCCGCAGCCGTGCTGGAACGGCTCGCCGTACCAGCCGATCCCGATCACCGACGAGGCCACCGCCAAGCAGGCCCTGCAGATCCGCGAGCGCTCCGAGGACTTCCCCGGCATCACCGCCGAGCCGGAGGCCGTGCGCCGCTACCCGGCCCCCGGCAAGTCCAACACCGCGCAGGTCCTCGGCTATCTCTCCCCGGTCACCGACGACGAGATCCAGCAGGCCAAGGACACCGACTCGCCGTATCTGCGCTCCGACATGGTCGGCCGCAGCGGCCTTGAGCGCCAGTACGACAAGGAACTGCGCGGCAAGGCCGGCGTCACCCGCTACGAGGTCGACAACCTCGGCCGGGTCATCGGCAAGGCCAAGGCGGACGCCGCCGAGCCCGGCTCCAACCTGGTCACCAGCATCGACTCCCGCGTCCAGCGGGTCGCCGAGTACGAGCTGAACGTGGCGATGAAGAAGGCCCGCCAGCAGTGGGACAAGATCACCCAGGAGAACTACAAGGCCGACTCCGGCGCCGTCGTCGTGATGGAGGCCAAGACCGGCCGGATCGTCGCCATGGCGTCCGCGCCCAACTACGACCCGAACGTCTGGGTCGGCGGCATCTCCGCCAAGGACTACAAGAAGCTCACCGGCAAGAACTCGGACTACCCGCTGCTCAACAGGGCCATACAGGGTCAGGCGGCGCCGGGTTCGACGTTCAAGGTGGTCTCCACGGCCGCCGCGGTCCAGGCCGGTTACGTGTGGGACGGCGGCTATCCGTGCACCAGTTCGTACTCTGTCGGCGGCCAGGTCTTCAAGAACTTCGAGGGTGAGAACTTCGGCCCGATCTCGCTCGGCCGGGCGCTGGAGGTCTCCTGCGACACCGTCTTCTACGGCCTCGCCGACCGCGAGTGGAAGAGGGACGGCGGCATCAACCCCAAGAAGGGCCAGCCCAAGGACTGGTTCTTCAAGACCGCCCACCAGTTCGGCCTCGGCAAGGAGACCGGCGTCGACCTGCCCAACGAGGTCACCGGCCGTGTCCCGGACCGCCAGTGGAAGCTCAACTACTGGAAGGCCAACAAGGACGCCTGGTGCAAGTCCGGCAAGAAGGACGGCTCGTACGTCGAGAAGATCGCGTACGAGAACTGCCTCGAAGGCAACAAGATGCGCGAGGGTGACGAGATCAACTACTCCATCGGCCAGGGCGACACCCTCGTCACGCCGATCCAGGAGGCCGTGATCTACGGCGCCGTGGCCAACGGCGGCACCATGTACCACCCGACCATCGGCAAGGCGGTCATCAGCGCCGACGGCAGGTCTGTCCAGGAGATCAAGCCCAGGAAATCCGGCAGGCTGCCGGTCGGCAAGGCCACCCTCAAGGGCATGAACGACGCCTTCGCGGGCGTCATCACCCGCGGTACCGCCGCCTGGAAGTTCGGCGGCTGGCCGCAGGACAAGATCGCCCTGCACGCCAAGACCGGTACCGCCGAGGTCTACGGCAAGCAGACCACGTCCTGGCTGGCCACCTACTCCAAGGACTACACGGTCATCATGACCATTGCCCAGGCCGGTACGGGTTCCGGCGCCTCCGGTGAGGCCGTGCGCAACATCTACAGCGCGATGTACGGCGTCCAGCCGGACGGCTCCGTCGACAACAAGAAGGCCCTGCTGCCCACGCCGGAGAAGAACCTCCCGAAGGTCCGCACCGACGGCACGATCAAGTCCCCGAAGATGTCCAAGGACCCGGCCAAGGACATCCAGGCCACCCCGTCGGGATCGCCCTCACCGGACGCGTCGCTGCCCGCCGCGACCACCGCCTCGCCGGAGACCGGCAACAGCAACACCCGCAGGCGCCGTCGCCGCGGAGGAAGCCGGAGGACGCTCACATGA
- the mreD gene encoding rod shape-determining protein MreD, which yields MRVNRILLSSALVVVALVVQVSVLSRLHLPGAVPDILLLTVLGLAMVYGHVGGALVGFGAGLLADLAPPADHAAGRYALVLCVIGYGAGLIKPENGRLKSATGPMVVVVAAAIGSTMLYAGVGALVGDTAARHVGLASLLLTAAVYDLLLAPFVVPGIMALARRAENDPLSESGSGTKATDLSSGWLSSGTGLRIGGQRGGLGSLKTKARTRTTRVGRIKGVKRL from the coding sequence TGGTCGTCCAGGTGAGCGTGCTGTCCCGGCTCCACCTCCCCGGTGCCGTGCCCGACATACTGCTGCTCACCGTCCTGGGCCTGGCCATGGTGTACGGCCATGTGGGCGGCGCCCTCGTCGGCTTCGGCGCCGGACTGCTCGCCGACCTCGCCCCACCCGCCGACCACGCCGCCGGCCGCTACGCCCTGGTGCTGTGCGTCATCGGCTACGGCGCGGGGCTCATCAAGCCGGAGAACGGCCGGCTCAAGTCGGCCACCGGCCCCATGGTCGTGGTGGTCGCCGCGGCGATCGGCTCGACCATGCTGTACGCGGGCGTGGGCGCCCTCGTCGGCGACACCGCCGCCCGCCATGTCGGCCTGGCCAGCCTGCTGCTCACGGCCGCCGTGTACGACCTGCTGCTCGCGCCGTTCGTCGTCCCCGGGATCATGGCCCTGGCCCGCCGCGCCGAGAACGACCCGCTCTCGGAGAGCGGTTCCGGCACCAAGGCCACCGACCTCTCCTCCGGCTGGCTCTCCTCCGGCACGGGCCTGCGCATCGGCGGCCAGCGCGGCGGCCTCGGCAGCCTCAAGACCAAGGCCCGTACCCGCACCACCCGCGTCGGCCGCATCAAGGGGGTCAAGCGGCTGTGA